One Rhea pennata isolate bPtePen1 chromosome 3, bPtePen1.pri, whole genome shotgun sequence DNA segment encodes these proteins:
- the MYCN gene encoding N-myc proto-oncogene protein yields the protein MPGMVSKNPDLEFDSLQPCFYPDEDDFYLCGPDSAPPGEDIWKKFELLPTPPLSPSRAGLQEHPTAGGPMPWGGAALGGCRPADPLDWASELLLLPPEADLWGGSDGGDFFETGLGVSNNLNSIIIQDCMWSGFSAREKLERAVSEKLQGKAPPAAAPPPPPPPAAAAAAAAAAGGRAEPGPAVPRCVDPAVVFPFPAGSREAAAGGAGPRAARPAPPAADGGRSSSSSSSSSSSSSSGDDTLSDSDDEDEEEEDEEEEIDVVTVEKRRSSSNKAVTTLTITVRPKNTTFPSVRTQQNELILKRCAPIHQQHNYAAPSPYMESEDAPPPKKLKTEVPRPVKPTIQPKSKSSSPRNSDSEDSERRRNHNILERQRRNDLRSSFLTLRDHVPELVKNEKAAKVVILKKATEYVHSLQAEEQKLLLEKEKLQARQQQLLKKIEYKRTC from the exons ATGCCCGGAATGGTCAGTAAAAACCCAGACCTCGAGTTTGACTCTTTGCAGCCCTGTTTCTACCCGGACGaagatgatttttatttgtgcGGGCCGGACTCTGCTCCCCCAGGGGAAGACATCTGGAAGAAGTTTGAGCTGCTGCCCACCCCTCCGCTGTCCCccagccgggccgggctgcAGGAGCACCCGACGGCGGGGGGCCCGATGCCGTGGGGAGGGGCGGCCCTGGGGGGCTGCCGCCCCGCCGACCCCCTGGACTGGGCGTCcgagctgctcctgctgccgcCAGAGGCCGACCTGTGGGGCGGCTCGGACGGCGGGGACTTCTTCGAGACGGGCCTCGGCGTGAGCAACAACCTCAACTCCATCATCATCCAGGACTGCATGTGGAGCGGCTTCTCGGCCCGCGAGAAGCTGGAGCGGGCGGTGAGCGAGAAGCTGCAGGGCAaagcgccgcccgccgccgccccgccgccgccgccgccccccgccgccgccgccgccgccgccgccgccgcggggggccgcgccgagccgggccccgcCGTGCCGCGCTGCGTGGACCCGGCCGTGGTGTTCCCCTTCCCCGCCGGCtcgcgggaggcggcggccggcggcgcgggcccccgcgccgcccgccccgcgccgcccgccgccgacggcggccgcagcagcagcagcagcagcagcagcagcagcagcagcagctccggGGACGACACGCTCAGCGACTCGG ATgatgaagatgaggaggaagaggatgaagaagaagaaattgatGTTGTGACAGTGGAGAAAAGGCGCTCCTCCTCCAACAAGGCTGTTACCACCCTCACTATTACAGTGCGCCctaaaaatactacttttccGTCGGTCAGGACGCAGCAGAATGAACTGATTTTAAAGCGTTGTGCACCAATTCACCAGCAGCATAATTATGCTGCTCCTTCTCCATATATGGAGAGTGAAGATGCTCCACCACCGAAAAAGTTAAAAACCGAGGTGCCCCGTCCAGTAAAACCCACGATCCAACCAAAGTCTAAGAGTTCAAGTCCTCGAAATTCTGATTCAGAGGATAGTGAACGTCGACGTAACCATAATATCCTGGAGCGTCAACGGCGTAATGATCTACGGTCAAGTTTCCTCACATTAAGGGACCATGTTCCAGAACTGgttaaaaatgagaaagctgCAAAAGTTGTGATCTTAAAAAAAGCCACTGAGTATGTCCATTCCCTTcaggcagaggagcagaagTTATtgctagaaaaggaaaaattgcaaGCTAGACAACAACAATTgctaaagaaaatagaatacaAGCGGACTtgctaa